The Huiozyma naganishii CBS 8797 chromosome 6, complete genome genome includes a window with the following:
- the GSP1 gene encoding Ran GTPase GSP1 (similar to Saccharomyces cerevisiae GSP1 (YLR293C) and GSP2 (YOR185C); ancestral locus Anc_6.90), with product MSLGASRDITLHVARRTHITPHEGRIQRQKIFCCCVFPSFPVFCSKISIFDLLLPSLHYKQSPQPQANKASNRSMSAPVAQQGEVPTFKLVLVGDGGTGKTTFVKRHLTGEFEKKYIATIGVEVHPLSFYTNFGEIKFDCWDTAGQEKFGGLRDGYYINAQCAIIMFDVTSRITYKNVPNWHRDLVRVCENIPIVLCGNKVDVKERKVKAKTITFHRKKNLQYYDISAKSNYNFEKPFLWLARKLAGNPQLEFVASPALAPPEVQVDEQLMQQYQQEMEQATALPLPDEDDADL from the coding sequence ATGAGCTTGGGGGCGTCACGTGATATCACTTTGCACGTCGCACGTCGCACACACATCACGCCACACGAGGGCCGTATACAACgacagaaaattttttgttgctgcgtttttccttctttcccagttttttgttcaaaaatttcaatctTCGATCTGTTACTTCCTTCACTGCACTACAAGCAGTcaccacaaccacaagcAAATAAAGCAAGCAACCGCAGTATGTCCGCTCCTGTCGCTCAACAAGGGGAAGTCCCCACTTTCAAGCTGGTGCTAGTCGGTGACGGTGGTACCGGGAAGACCACCTTCGTGAAGAGACATTTGACCGGTGAGTTCGAGAAGAAGTACATCGCGACCATTGGTGTCGAGGTGCACCCGCTATCCTTCTACACGAACTTCGGTGAGATCAAGTTTGACTGTTGGGACACCGCTGGCCAGGAGAAGTTCGGCGGGCTAAGAGACGGGTACTACATCAACGCGCAGTGTGCCATCATCATGTTCGACGTCACCTCCCGTATCACTTACAAGAACGTCCCAAACTGGCACAGAGACTTGGTCCGTGTCTGTGAGAACATCCCCATCGTGCTCTGCGGGAACAAAGTCGACGTCAAGGAACGTAAAGTAAAGGCCAAGACAATCACTTTCcacagaaagaagaactTGCAATACTACGACATCTCGGCAAAGTCCAACTACAACTTCGAGAAACCTTTCTTGTGGTTGGCGAGAAAACTGGCTGGGAACCCACAACTGGAGTTTGTCGCGTCCCCAGCACTGGCCCCACCAGAGGTCCAAGTCGACGAACAACTAATGCAACAGTACCAGCAGGAAATGGAGCAAGCCACCGCTTTGCCACTTCcagacgaggacgacgcTGACTTGTGA
- the KNAG0F03185 gene encoding uncharacterized protein (similar to Saccharomyces cerevisiae YOR186W and YLR297W; ancestral locus Anc_6.93), translating into MNTWKDSLLSTLWQDIDAAGVADATVAAGSAAPLQDIENICVVVAVWFVVCLLVVLSLSFGACLYLSLTGMLCREESTDIEKQ; encoded by the coding sequence ATGAACACCTGGAAGGACTCGCTGCTCAGCACGCTCTGGCAGGATATAGACGCCGCGGGAGTCGCCGATGCAACCGTCGCTGCGGGCAGTGCGGCCCCTCTCCAGGATATAGAGAACATAtgcgtcgtcgtcgccgtcTGGTTCGTCGTGTGTCTCCTGGTGGTGCTCTCGCTCAGTTTCGGGGCGTGTCTGTACTTGTCCCTCACGGGGATGCTCTGCAGAGAGGAATCTACAGATATAGAGAAACAGTAG
- the YHC1 gene encoding Yhc1p (similar to Saccharomyces cerevisiae YHC1 (YLR298C); ancestral locus Anc_6.94): MARYYCEYCHSYLTHDTLSVRKSHLVGKNHLRVVADYYRNKQLEQDGKRSRGRRGKTKRTAGATEVKIEPGSLLTRREKRAKRRVPSLYPLAGLSSLYRGSPGYNRVFISENRFDIASGVASSQLPQRANTRTPGGVGTQAPRDAEFDGLLQSTTPLAPPLVLSAWSSTVPKRSVFHGGPQHHAQAARDSRKRIVAHEQRSAKRRRY; encoded by the coding sequence ATGGCGCGGTATTACTGCGAGTACTGCCACTCGTACTTGACGCACGACACGTTGAGTGTGCGCAAGTCACATCTGGTCGGTAAGAACCATCTGCGCGTGGTTGCTGACTACTACCGGAACAAACAGCTGGAGCAGGATGGGAAGCGGAGTCGTGGGCGCAGGGGGAAGACCAAGCGAACAGCGGGTGCCACCGAGGTGAAGATAGAACCCGGGAGTCTCCTGACGAGGCGAGAGAAGCGTGCCAAGCGCCGGGTGCCATCGCTGTACCCGCTTGCTGGCCTGTCCTCGTTGTACCGGGGCAGTCCCGGTTACAACCGTGTATTCATCAGCGAGAACCGGTTCGACATAGCGAGCGGGGTTGCCTCGAGCCAGCTCCCGCAGCGTGCCAACACTCGCACCCCTGGTGGTGTTGGGACGCAGGCCCCGCGCGACGCGGAGTTCGATGGGCTGTTGCAGAGCACAACACCACTGGCACCGCCACTCGTGCTATCCGCATGGAGCAGCACTGTCCCGAAACGCAGTGTGTTCCACGGCGGCCCTCAACACCACGCACAAGCAGCCAGGGACTCCCGAAAGCGGATCGTTGCCCACGAGCAGCGCAGTGCAAAGAGAAGGCGGTATTAG
- the ECM38 gene encoding gamma-glutamyltransferase (similar to Saccharomyces cerevisiae ECM38 (YLR299W); ancestral locus Anc_6.96) — protein sequence MVTVRALTVTLAALLSCVFGSALDLFARTLPSHNIDISPLDRNATLTPSRKLCLRGDHGAISSDSQLCNELVHDKIVLKFPESNAADHAVTLALCLGMVHFFNSGVGGGGYAVVHNHGARGGDWTADFRETAPRRATEDMFSDPSQSKVGGLAVAVPGELSGAYELYRSMGSGTVQWAQLLEPVITLGNDGWPVGEALEAALVAYESVFLAVPDSWGFVLNSTRTGVLRRGDWIKRPALANTLQILATNGSAAPFYDPRGPLVESMVRSVASEGGLLAPEDFADYTVHVTPALKRRIRCGFAYAPDNDLTVVTSSGSSSGAALLSALGIMDVNRVHPGGDYTAKTTFQLVEAMKWMASARSRLGDYEGVELPARIAQLLEDKWIKNAIQSTAERNSTMANYTAYEPLYEINEPHGTAHFSVVDSRGNAVSLTTTINLLFGSLVHDTTTGVIFNNEMDDFAQRHRSNSFDLAPSAYNLIAPGKRPLSSTAPTVVLNEYGRPDLVIGASGGSRITTSILQGIIRQYWYQMPLLETVAYPRVHHQLLPDVLEVESRAMMGKEIVGELQAMGYTVREAAPKSVLNAIKRVGTSWAAVSDYWRKRGVAVAY from the coding sequence ATGGTCACTGTACGTGCACTCACAGTGACTCTCGCAGCATTGCTCTCGTGCGTGTTCGGGTCCGCGCTGGATCTGTTCGCAAGGACCCTGCCCTCGCACAACATCGACATCAGCCCGCTAGACAGAAACGCAACGCTCACACCGTCAAGGAAACTCTGTCTGAGGGGCGACCACGGCGCCATATCCTCGGACTCGCAACTCTGCAACGAACTCGTCCACGATAAGATCGTGCTCAAGTTCCCCGAATCCAACGCGGCAGACCATGCAGTGACACTCGCGCTGTGTCTTGGGATGGtccacttcttcaacagcggAGTAGGTGGCGGTGGGTACGCAGTGGTGCACAACCACGGCGCCCGCGGTGGTGACTGGACAGCGGATTTCCGCGAGACGGCCCCACGCCGCGCCACAGAGGACATGTTCTCCGACCCATCGCAGTCCAAAGTTGGTGGCCTCGCCGTCGCGGTCCCGGGGGAACTCAGCGGCGCGTACGAGTTGTACCGCAGCATGGGCAGCGGGACCGTCCAATGGGCACAACTGCTCGAACCGGTCATTACACTGGGTAACGACGGCTGGCCCGTCGGGGAGGCCCTCGAGGCCGCGTTGGTCGCGTACGAAAGTGTATTTCTTGCGGTTCCGGACTCCTGGGGGTTTGTGCTCAACTCGACGCGCACTGGCGTGCTCAGGAGAGGCGACTGGATCAAGAGACCCGCGCTGGCGAACACGCTGCAGATTCTAGCGACGAACGGGTCCGCTGCGCCCTTCTACGACCCTCGAGGACCACTCGTCGAGTCCATGGTCCGGAGTGTCGCCAGTGAGGGCGGGCTCCTTGCACCAGAGGACTTCGCGGACTATACAGTCCACGTCACACCCGCTTTAAAGAGACGCATCAGGTGTGGTTTCGCGTACGCCCCGGATAACGACCTCACCGTCGTCACAAGCAGCGGGTCCAGTTCCGGTGCCGCGTTGCTCTCCGCACTTGGGATCATGGACGTCAACCGCGTGCACCCAGGAGGAGACTACACTGCAAAGACGACTTTCCAACTCGTTGAGGCGATGAAGTGGATGGCGAGCGCCAGAAGCAGGCTCGGGGACTACGAAGGGGTCGAGCTGCCCGCACGGATCGCACAGTTGCTCGAGGACAAGTGGATCAAGAACGCGATCCAATCCACTGCGGAGCGGAACTCCACAATGGCGAACTACACCGCGTACGAGCCCCTGTACGAGATCAACGAACCCCATGGCACTGCCCACTTTAGCGTCGTGGACTCTCGTGGGAACGCCGTCTCTCTAACGACCACTATCAACCTGCTATTCGGGTCCCTTGTACACGACACGACCACTGGTGTGATCTTCAATAACGAGATGGACGATTTCGCGCAAAGGCACCGGTCAAACAGTTTCGACTTGGCACCGTCCGCTTACAACCTGATCGCGCCGGGGAAGCGGCCACTGTCGTCTACCGCACCGACAGTCGTGCTGAACGAGTACGGCCGCCCAGACCTCGTCATCGGTGCGTCCGGCGGGTCCCGGATCACGACAAGCATCCTGCAGGGGATCATCAGACAGTACTGGTACCAGATGCCGTTGCTCGAGACTGTCGCGTACCCTCGTGTGCACCACCAGCTGCTCCCTGACGTGCTCGAGGTGGAGAGCCGTGCGATGATGGGCAAGGAGATCGTTGGAGAACTGCAAGCGATGGGGTACACAGTCCGGGAGGCTGCTCCGAAGTCCGTGCTGAACGCGATCAAGCGGGTCGGCACCTCGTGGGCCGCAGTGAGCGACTACTGGCGCAAGCGCGGGGTCGCCGTGGCGTACTAG
- the EXG1 gene encoding glucan 1,3-beta-glucosidase (similar to Saccharomyces cerevisiae EXG1 (YLR300W) and SPR1 (YOR190W); ancestral locus Anc_6.99), with protein sequence MHEKNEKRFYNYDTPQNPIRGVNIGGWLVLEPYITPSLFEAFRTNNYNDDGIPVDEYHYCEQLGYDEAKSRLEQHWSSFYTEKDFANIASQGFNLVRIPIGYWAFQVLPTDPYVSEIQEHYLDQAIQWAENNGLKVWVDLHGAVGSQNGFDNSGLRDCIKFLEEENLNVTNSVLNYVLTKYSDEKYLDTVIGIELINEPLGEALDMDKMKNDYLLPAYNHVRNNLNSNQVIIIHDAFQPYNYWDDFLPPSGESWGVTIDHHHYQVFAPDQLDNQFENKIHTACEWGNGVLDESHWSVAGEFSAALTDCTKWLNGVGVGHRYDGSFNRGEGQTSYYIGSCEDNENIFSWSEERKVNTRKFVEAELDAFEKRGGWIIWCYKTETSIEWGVDRLIANGLFPQPITDRQYPGQCD encoded by the coding sequence ATGCacgagaagaacgagaaaCGGTTCTACAACTACGACACTCCACAGAACCCAATCAGAGGTGTCAACATCGGTGGGTGGTTGGTGCTAGAACCGTACATCACGCCATCGCTGTTCGAGGCCTTCAGGacaaacaactacaacgACGACGGCATCCCAGTCGACGAGTACCACTACTGTGAGCAACTGGGCTACGACGAGGCTAAGAGCAGACTAGAACAGCATTGGAGCTCCTTCTACACAGAGAAGGACTTTGCCAACATCGCCTCGCAAGGTTTCAACTTGGTCAGAATCCCTATCGGGTACTGGGCCTTCCAAGTGTTGCCCACAGACCCTTACGTCAGCGAGATCCAGGAACACTATTTGGACCAAGCGATCCAGTGGGCTGAAAACAACGGGCTCAAAGTCTGGGTCGATCTTCACGGTGCCGTCGGGTCCCAGAACGGGTTCGATAACTCCGGGTTGAGAGACTGCATCAAGTTCttggaggaggaaaacTTGAACGTCACTAACTCCGTATTGAACTACGTGCTAACTAAATACTCCGACGAGAAGTACCTGGACACAGTCATCGGTATTGAACTGATCAACGAACCCTTGGGGGAAGCTTTGGACATGGACAAGATGAAGAACGACTACTTACTCCCAGCGTACAACCACGTCAGAAACAAcctcaacagcaaccaggtcatcatcatccacGACGCGTTCCAGCCATACAACTACTGGGATGACTTCCTACCACCAAGTGGTGAGTCCTGGGGGGTCACCATCGACCACCACCATTACCAAGTGTTCGCCCCTGACCAACTGGACAACCAGTTCGAAAACAAGATCCACACCGCCTGTGAGTGGGGGAACGGGGTCTTGGACGAGTCCCACTGGTCTGTCGCAGGTGAGTTCTCAGCCGCGTTGACCGACTGTACCAAATGGTTGAACGGTGTCGGTGTCGGCCACCGTTACGACGGGTCCTTCAACAGAGGCGAGGGCCAGACGTCGTACTACATCGGTTCCTGTGAGGACAACGAGAACATCTTCTCGTGGTCCGAGGAAAGGAAAGTCAACACCAGGAAATTCGTCGAAGCTGAATTGGACGCCTTCGAAAAGAGAGGTGGCTGGATCATATGGTGCTACAAGACAGAAACGAGTATCGAATGGGGGGTCGACAGACTGATCGCCAACGGCCTGTTCCCTCAACCAATAACGGACAGACAGTACCCAGGTCAATGTGATTGA
- the HRI1 gene encoding Hri1p (similar to Saccharomyces cerevisiae YLR301W; ancestral locus Anc_6.101), whose product MPAICKRVLFEAGGNVNERTLTLSSVSNDGHYISVRPLVKKNTEAEREFPFEWVFAGTKDHIEVTNETDGVTQKQVFDFWLDTNVYLGISNTHRGKVHTKWTTWESGLLLEQGTVFPFGKDGEGVDFKELWQPIDANRDELVIQDKLESQGRSVTFKVDNNEYFGLVVVVGKWVQGFLAKKNGGSKRDLNFVRLVESAFAGKYTTLERYGVDADKFPCEFDTVKKGDHVTANGVQWEVIEAHL is encoded by the coding sequence ATGCCAGCTATCTGTAAGAGAGTGTTATTCGAGGCCGGCGGGAACGTCAACGAGAGAACGTTGACTCTGTCGTCTGTTTCCAACGACGGCCACTACATTTCCGTTCGTCCTctggtgaagaagaacaccGAGGCGGAACGGGAGTTCCCCTTCGAGTGGGTGTTTGCCGGTACGAAGGACCACATCGAGGTCACGAACGAAACCGATGGGGTCACGCAGAAGCAAGTCTTTGATTTTTGGCTGGACACGAACGTCTACTTGGGAATCTCCAACACACACAGGGGGAAAGTGCACACTAAATGGACCACTTGGGAATCTGggctgctgctggaacAAGGTACCGTTTTCCCATTCGGGAAGGACGGCGAAGGTGTCGATTTCAAAGAGCTGTGGCAGCCTATCGACGCCAACAGGGACGAATTGGTCATCCAGGACAAACTCGAGTCACAGGGGAGATCggtcactttcaaagtcgaTAACAACGAGTATTTCGGtcttgtagttgttgtcgGAAAGTGGGTCCAGGGATTCTtggcgaagaagaacgggGGATCGAAAAGAGACTTGAACTTTGTAAGACTGGTCGAGTCCGCGTTTGCAGGGAAGTACACCACTTTGGAACGCTACGGCGTGGACGCGGACAAGTTCCCATGTGAATTTGACACTGTTAAGAAGGGTGACCACGTAACCGCCAACGGAGTTCAATGGGAAGTTATCGAAGCGCACCTCTAA
- the ERV14 gene encoding cornichon family protein (similar to Saccharomyces cerevisiae ERV15 (YBR210W) and ERV14 (YGL054C); ancestral locus Anc_6.102), giving the protein MIKRASNPWFFILAVVINCVNLFGQVHFTILYADLEADYINPIELCSKVNKLITPEAGLHAALSLLFLLNGYWFVFLINLPILAYNANKIYNKVQLLDATEIFRTLGKHKRESFLKLGFYLAMFFFYLYRMIMALIENGDSN; this is encoded by the coding sequence ATGATTAAGAGAGCGTCCAATCCGTGGTTTTTCATTTTGGCAGTTGTCATTAACTGTGTGAACTTGTTCGGTCAAGTCCACTTCACGATCCTTTATGCCGATTTGGAGGCTGACTATATCAACCCAATTGAGCTGTGTTCGAAGGTGAACAAGCTGATTACGCCAGAGGCTGGTCTGCACGCCGCTTTATCCCTGCTTTTCTTACTCAATGGATACTGGTTCGTCTTTTTAATAAACTTGCCAATCTTGGCCTACAACGCCAATAAAATCTACAACAAAGTCCAACTGTTGGACGCCACGGAAATCTTCAGAACTCTGGGCAAACACAAAAGGGAATCGTTTTTGAAACTAGGGTTTTACTTGGCgatgttcttcttctaccTGTACAGGATGATCATGGCATTGATTGAAAACGGTGACAGCAACTGA
- the OLE1 gene encoding stearoyl-CoA 9-desaturase (similar to Saccharomyces cerevisiae OLE1 (YGL055W); ancestral locus Anc_6.106) yields MSQSATATATEASSNGKQQVYPEVDLKHANILATGLDKKQLRVVNGLGNLMGTKEVTDVHIDELTGKPISQKERKHISEQPWTLDNWHQHLNWLNVILVVLIPLAGWAVVFSGLIPLHRNVLYFSVFYFGLGGISVTAGYHRLWSHRSYNAAWPLRALYAFFGAASVEGSVKWWGHSHRIHHRYTDTPRDPYDARQGLFYSHMGWMIVKPNPKYKARADISDLLEDWVVRFQHTHYIIIMLLSAFVVPTLACGYFFNDYWGGFLYAGVIRVFLIQQATFCINSMAHYIGTQPFDDRRTPRDNWITALCTFGEGYHNFHHEFPTDYRNAIKWYQYDPTKILIYTTSLLGLAWDLKKFSQNAIEQGILQQKEKKLNRERSKLNWGPSLNNLPVWDKAEFERNLSQNPNLVVIGGIIHDVTGFVEEHPGGAPLLNDALGKDATTAFTGGVYRHSNAAHNVLANMRVAVASEKVNAAYLFAGRRGERYDKKVN; encoded by the coding sequence ATGTCTCAGTCTGCTACTGCTACGGCAACAGAAGCATCGTCTAACGGGAAACAACAAGTTTATCCAGAAGTGGATTTGAAACATGCTAACATCCTAGCGACAGGGTTGGATAAAAAACAACTTAGAGTCGTCAATGGGTTGGGTAACCTCATGGGTACAAAAGAGGTCACTGACGTTCACATCGATGAGTTGACTGGGAAACCTATCTCACAGAAGGAGAGGAAACATATTTCAGAGCAACCATGGACTTTGGACAACTGGCATCAACATCTTAACTGGTTGAACGTTATCCTTGTCGTGCTTATCCCACTGGCAGGGTGGGCAGTCGTTTTCTCTGGGTTGATCCCATTACACAGAAACGTCCTGTACTTCTCCGTTTTCTACTTCGGTTTAGGTGGGATCTCAGTCACAGCCGGTTACCACAGATTATGGTCTCATCGTTCGTACAACGCAGCCTGGCCACTAAGAGCCCTTTACGCCTTCTTCGGTGCCGCCTCAGTCGAGGGGTCCGTGAAATGGTGGGGCCACTCGCACAGAATTCATCACAGGTACACGGACACTCCAAGAGACCCCTACGACGCTCGTCAGGGGCTCTTCTACTCGCACATGGGGTGGATGATCGTTAAACCAAACCCAAAGTATAAGGCAAGAGCGGATATCTCTGACTTGCTGGAAGACTGGGTAGTTAGATTCCAACACACACACtacatcatcatcatgtTGCTGAGTGCCTTTGTCGTCCCCACTTTGGCCTGCgggtacttcttcaacgattACTGGGGTGGGTTCCTGTACGCAGGTGTCATTAGAGTGTTCTTGATCCAACAGGCCACTTTCTGCATCAACTCAATGGCTCACTACATCGGTACTCAACCATTCGACGACAGAAGAACTCCAAGGGATAACTGGATCACTGCGCTGTGCACTTTCGGTGAGGGGTACCATAACTTCCACCACGAGTTCCCCACCGACTACAGAAACGCTATCAAATGGTACCAGTACGACCCTACAAAGATCCTGATCTACACGACATCCCTGTTGGGGCTTGCTTgggatttgaagaaattctcTCAAAACGCAATCGAACAAGGTATCCTACAacagaaggagaagaaactgaaccgTGAGAGAAGCAAACTTAACTGGGGCCCCTCATTGAACAACTTGCCCGTCTGGGACAAAGCAGAGTTCGAGAGGAACTTATCTCAGAACCCTAACCTTGTCGTCATTGGTGGGATCATCCACGACGTCACTGGGTTTGTCGAGGAGCACCCAGGTGGTGCACCACTGTTGAACGACGCCCTGGGCAAAGACGCCACAACTGCGTTCACAGGTGGTGTGTACCGTCACTCGAACGCGGCACATAACGTGCTAGCCAACATGAGAGTAGCGGTCGCCTCGGAGAAAGTGAACGCAGCGTACCTTTTCGCTGGAAGAAGAGGTGAACGTTACGACAAAAAGGTGAACTGA